One region of Gossypium raimondii isolate GPD5lz chromosome 6, ASM2569854v1, whole genome shotgun sequence genomic DNA includes:
- the LOC105784733 gene encoding uncharacterized protein LOC105784733 isoform X4 gives MGFSEYMKSGGELAYQQLCSEITVEFNDCSKQVLEMESVFLNPDYCRVDLAELLRAIQTQEKQKLHLTATIQVLKKAGRPSERLMNHENCSFKKPMEHECVHLQEITEAAGTEEAEANAEYDNALKEAIRGVQDAVTAINEHLEEVRYEIAALEAE, from the exons AT GGGTTTTTCGGAGTACATGAAATCGGGAGGGGAATTGGCCTACCAGCAGCTTTGCAGTGAGATCACAGTAGAGTTCAATGATTGCTCGAAACAA GTCCTTGAGATGGAATCTGTGTTTTTAAACCCTGATTACTGCCGAGTTGATCTAGCTGAGCTGCTCAGAGCCATTCAAACACAGGAAAAGCAGAAATTACATTTG ACTGCCACGATTCAGGTCTTGAAGAAGGCAGGTCGTCCATCAGAGCGTCTGATGAACCACGAGAATTGCTCATTTAAGAAGCCAATGGAGCATGAATGTGTGCATCTCCAGGAGATAACAGAAGCTGCCGGAACCGAAGAAGCAGAAGCAAATGCTGAGTATGATAATGCTCTCAAGGAAGCCATTAGAGGAGTGCAAGATGCTGTAACTGCCATTAACGAACATTTAGAAGAAGTGAGATATGAAATTGCAGCCCTTGAAGCAGAGTAA